A genomic region of Nitrosomonas ureae contains the following coding sequences:
- a CDS encoding YbaB/EbfC family nucleoid-associated protein: MRGNLGNMMKQAQMVQENMKKMQEKLATIEVEGQSGAGMVKVIMTCRHDVKRVSIDDSLVGDDKEMLEDLVAAAFNDAVRRVETTTQEKMAELSSGLGLPPGIKLPF; the protein is encoded by the coding sequence ATGAGAGGTAATCTGGGAAATATGATGAAACAAGCTCAAATGGTGCAGGAGAACATGAAAAAAATGCAGGAAAAACTCGCCACCATTGAAGTGGAAGGACAATCCGGAGCGGGTATGGTTAAGGTGATTATGACCTGTCGTCATGATGTCAAAAGAGTCAGCATTGATGACAGTCTTGTCGGAGACGATAAAGAAATGCTCGAAGATCTCGTTGCAGCAGCCTTTAATGATGCCGTGCGGCGCGTGGAAACAACAACTCAGGAAAAAATGGCGGAACTGAGTAGCGGGTTAGGCTTACCACCTGGTATTAAATTGCCTTTCTAA